A genomic segment from Triticum dicoccoides isolate Atlit2015 ecotype Zavitan chromosome 1A, WEW_v2.0, whole genome shotgun sequence encodes:
- the LOC119368528 gene encoding diacylglycerol O-acyltransferase 1-1-like yields MEDSNGAEIKAPPPVQRRPPRPRGGGFTPEGFVAALRRRLSSGAAVAARASFAADSGDESGPPEPSSSHSRRDSSGDTSSAGGPGDFTAFSFRAAAPVHRKAKESPLSSDAIFKQSHAGLFNLCIVVLVAVNGRLIIENLMKYGLLIRAGFWFNSTSLRDWPLLMCCLSLPAFPLGAFSVEQLAFRNVITDAVATCLHIILTTAEIVYPVLVILMCDSAVVSGFLLMFIACIVWLKLVSFAHTNHDIRQLTISGKKVDNAPSTDDMDSLQAPTLGSLVYFMMAPTLCYQPSYPRTENVRKGWLIRQIILYLIFTGIQGFIIEQYINPIVVNSQHPLKGGLLNAIETVLRLSLPNVYLWLCMFYCFFHLWLNILAEILRFGDREFYKDWWNAKTIDEYWRKWNMPVHKWIVRHIYFPCMRSGISKEVAVFVSFFVSAVLHELVVAVPCRILKFWAFLGIMLQIPLITLTSCLKNKFRDTMAGNMIFWFFFCIYGQPMCVLLYYHDVMNRIGKTE; encoded by the exons ATGGAGGACTCGAACGGCGCCGAGATCAAGGCCCCGCCGCCAGTCCAGCGACGCCCGCCGCGCCCGCGTGGAGGCGGCTTCACCCCCGAGGGCTTCGTGGCCGCGCTTCGCCGCCGGCTGAGCTCCGGTGCCGCGGTGGCCGCGCGTGCCAGCTTCGCGGCGGACTCTGGGGACGAGTCCGGCCCCCCCGAGCCCTCCTCGTCGCACAGCCGCCGCGACTCAAGCGGGGACACCTCGTCCGCCGGCGGCCCCGGGGACTTCACCGCGTTCAGCTTCCGCGCGGCTGCCCCAGTCCACCGGAAGGCGAAGGAGAGTCCCCTGAGCTCCGACGCCATCTTCAAGCAG AGTCATGCAGGCCTTTTCAATCTGTGCATTGTTGTTCTCGTTGCAGTGAACGGCAGGCTGATTATTGAGAACTTAATGAAG TATGGCTTATTAATACGAGCTGGCTTTTGGTTCAACTCTACATCATTGCGGGACTGGCCACTTCTAATGTGCTG CCTTAGTCTACCAGCCTTCCCCCTTGGTGCATTTTCAGTTGAGCAGTTGGCGTTCCGTAATGTTATTACTGATGCT GTTGCTACCTGTCTTCATATCATTCTTACAACAGCTGAAATTGTATATCCTGTGCTTGTCATTCTTAT GTGTGATTCTGCGGTTGTGTCTGGTTTTTTGTTGATGTTTATTGCATGCATTGTTTGGCTGAAGCTCGTATCTTTTGCCCATACAAACCATGACATAAGGCAATTAACCATTAGTGGTAAGAAG GTTGATAATGCACCCAGCACAGATGACATGGATAGTTTACAAGCTCCAACTTTAGGGAGCCTAGTATACTTCATGATGGCTCCAACACTGTGCTATCAG CCAAGTTATCCTCGAACTGAAAATGTTAGAAAAGGGTGGCTGATTCGTCAAATTATTCTGTACTTGATATTTACAGGTATTCAAGGTTTCATTATTGAGCAG TACATAAATCCAATCGTCGTGAACTCTCAACATCCATTGAAAGGCGGACTTCTGAATGCTATAGAGACTGTTCTGAGGCTCTCATTACCAAATGTTTACTTATGGCTTTGCATGTTCTATTGCTTTTTCCATCTCTG GTTAAATATACTTGCTGAGATTCTTCGTTTTGGTGACCGTGAATTCTACAAAGACTGGTGGAATGCAAAAACAATTGATGAG TATTGGCGAAAATGGAACATG CCCGTGCATAAATGGATTGTTCGTCATATATATTTTCCTTGCATGCGAAGTGGTATATCGAAG GAAGTTGCTGTTTTTGTATCATTTTTTGTATCTGCCGTGCTCCATGAG CTTGTTGTTGCTGTCCCCTGCCGAATTCTCAAGTTCTGGGCATTCTTAGGGATCATGCTGCAG ATCCCCCTTATCACATTGACATCATGCCTCAAAAACAAATTCAGGGATACAATG GCCGGCAACATGATATTTTGGTTCTTTTTCTGCATCTACGGCCAGCCTATGTGCGTTCTCCTGTACTACCATGATGTGATGAACAGGATTGGGAAGACAGAATAG